In Nitrospirota bacterium, a genomic segment contains:
- a CDS encoding sorbosone dehydrogenase family protein, whose translation MRKVLSAALVLALFACTEAAPPRGERLSGITTPAGFRLEMFSGGLPGARFMAFDPAGVLYVTLTGKGKVVALPERDGAAAPETVLAGLRRPHGIAFHGGYLYVAETDMVSRYPYEPEGRNLGKRQELLPLPGGGRHFTRTIVFGPDGKMYVSVGSSCNACVEKDPRRAAVIRADADGTGAEVIARGLRNTVGLAFHPETGELFGGDNGRDWLGDDLPPEEVNVIKEGNDYGWPFCYGDRVPDPEMDNAAFCPKTTPPVATIQAHSAPLGLCFATGGSLPEEYRGRLFVALHGSWNRTVPVGYKVVSFRMKNGRPAGPPEDFASGWLADGGKTGRPVDVVQGPRGGLYISDDYAGAVYRVTYTGRK comes from the coding sequence GTGAGGAAGGTCCTCTCTGCGGCCCTCGTCCTGGCCCTCTTCGCCTGCACGGAGGCGGCCCCGCCCCGGGGCGAGCGGCTTTCGGGCATAACGACCCCGGCGGGGTTCCGGCTGGAAATGTTCTCCGGCGGGCTTCCCGGGGCCCGCTTCATGGCCTTCGACCCCGCGGGGGTCCTTTACGTTACCCTCACCGGGAAGGGAAAGGTGGTGGCCCTCCCCGAGCGCGACGGTGCCGCCGCCCCGGAGACCGTGCTCGCTGGTCTCCGGAGACCGCACGGCATAGCCTTCCACGGCGGATACCTCTATGTCGCCGAGACCGACATGGTCTCCCGCTATCCCTACGAGCCCGAAGGCAGGAACCTGGGGAAACGCCAGGAGCTGCTCCCCCTGCCCGGAGGGGGAAGACACTTCACCCGCACCATCGTCTTCGGCCCGGACGGAAAGATGTACGTCTCCGTGGGCTCCTCGTGTAACGCCTGCGTGGAGAAAGACCCCAGGCGGGCCGCGGTCATCAGGGCCGACGCCGACGGCACGGGGGCCGAGGTCATCGCCCGGGGGCTCAGAAATACGGTGGGCCTGGCCTTTCATCCGGAGACCGGCGAGCTCTTCGGCGGGGACAACGGCCGGGACTGGCTCGGCGACGACCTTCCCCCGGAGGAAGTGAACGTCATCAAGGAGGGGAACGACTACGGGTGGCCCTTCTGCTACGGCGACAGGGTGCCGGACCCCGAGATGGACAATGCGGCTTTCTGCCCGAAGACCACCCCGCCGGTGGCCACAATCCAGGCCCACAGCGCCCCCCTGGGCCTGTGCTTCGCCACGGGCGGCTCCCTTCCGGAAGAGTACAGAGGGCGGCTCTTCGTCGCCCTCCACGGCTCCTGGAACCGGACCGTCCCGGTGGGCTACAAGGTCGTCTCCTTTCGCATGAAAAACGGCAGGCCAGCGGGGCCGCCCGAGGACTTTGCAAGCGGCTGGCTCGCCGACGGGGGCAAGACGGGCCGCCCCGTGGACGTCGTCCAGGGGCCGCGGGGCGGGCTCTACATAAGCGACGATTACGCCGGGGCCGTCTACCGGGTTACCTACACGGGCCGGAAGTGA
- a CDS encoding cupin domain-containing protein yields the protein METLDLKQLIRFYPDRISREMLSDKPEMRVALMCLEPGQSLEPHKAPLRLLMYCVQGRGTFLVGEESREADEKTCILCDPMVPHGFRADRGEPLVVMAVVTPAEETP from the coding sequence ATGGAGACGCTCGACCTGAAGCAATTGATACGTTTCTACCCCGACCGCATATCCCGGGAGATGCTCTCGGACAAGCCCGAGATGCGCGTCGCCCTCATGTGCCTGGAGCCGGGGCAGAGCCTGGAGCCCCACAAGGCCCCCCTGAGGCTGCTCATGTACTGCGTGCAGGGGCGGGGCACCTTCCTGGTGGGGGAGGAGTCCCGGGAGGCCGACGAGAAGACGTGCATCCTCTGCGACCCCATGGTCCCCCACGGGTTCCGGGCCGACAGGGGCGAGCCCCTGGTGGTGATGGCCGTGGTCACCCCGGCGGAGGAGACCCCGTGA
- a CDS encoding YggS family pyridoxal phosphate-dependent enzyme: protein MYALSLAQSISTVRERIAEAAVRAGRRPEDVLLVAVSKGVAVEAIEEALAAGLTVFGESKVQEAEEKARALRGRNVRWHMVGHLQRNKAGPAVRLFDLIHSVDSVRLLEALEGHAAEAGRSQPVLIQVNLAGEESKYGVPEEKLGPLAEAARVLEKVRVEGLMTIPPFDEDPEKSRPLYRRLRELAERYGFRHLSMGMSGDFEVAVEEGATMVRVGTVLFGERQYA, encoded by the coding sequence ATGTATGCTTTGTCCCTCGCCCAGAGCATAAGCACCGTGCGCGAAAGGATAGCCGAAGCCGCGGTGCGGGCCGGGCGGAGGCCCGAGGACGTGCTCCTGGTGGCGGTGAGCAAGGGCGTGGCGGTGGAGGCCATCGAGGAGGCCCTGGCGGCCGGCCTCACCGTGTTCGGGGAAAGCAAGGTGCAGGAGGCGGAGGAAAAGGCCCGGGCCCTCCGGGGCCGCAACGTGCGGTGGCACATGGTGGGCCATCTCCAGAGGAACAAGGCCGGGCCGGCCGTGAGGCTCTTCGACCTCATCCATTCGGTGGATTCGGTGCGGCTCCTGGAGGCCCTGGAAGGGCACGCGGCGGAGGCCGGCAGGAGCCAGCCCGTGCTCATTCAGGTAAACCTGGCCGGGGAGGAGAGCAAGTACGGGGTTCCGGAGGAGAAGCTCGGCCCCCTCGCGGAGGCCGCCCGGGTGCTCGAGAAGGTCAGGGTCGAGGGGCTCATGACCATACCGCCATTCGATGAGGACCCGGAGAAGTCCCGCCCCCTGTACCGGAGGCTGAGGGAGCTGGCGGAGCGGTACGGATTTCGGCACCTCTCCATGGGGATGAGCGGCGATTTCGAAGTGGCCGTCGAGGAAGGGGCCACCATGGTACGGGTGGGCACCGTCCTGTTCGGCGAGAGGCAATACGCATGA
- the proC gene encoding pyrroline-5-carboxylate reductase: protein MIGFIGGGNMAEALLRGMAGKGLEGVQVSEPSEERRRHLESALGVAAFYDNPRLARTSDIVLLAVKPQGMEAVLEEIRGALTPEKTVVSIAAGITLRYLEERLGTRKLVRVMPNMGAMVGESMSVLSLCECFAEGEITPVRDIFMSSGRVLVLPEKYMDAVTALSGSGPAFLALFVEAMARAGEQAGLRESDARELALQTLRGTAALLDSGLSPERMIEMVRSPGGTTAAGLEVFEKRALRLTVAEALQAAARRAAELAR from the coding sequence ATGATAGGCTTTATCGGCGGAGGCAACATGGCCGAGGCCCTCTTAAGGGGCATGGCCGGCAAGGGGCTCGAGGGCGTGCAGGTCTCCGAGCCCTCCGAGGAGCGGCGTCGGCACCTTGAAAGCGCCCTGGGGGTGGCGGCCTTCTATGACAACCCCCGCCTGGCGCGGACCTCGGACATCGTGCTCCTGGCCGTCAAGCCCCAGGGCATGGAAGCCGTGCTCGAGGAGATACGCGGCGCGCTCACGCCGGAGAAGACCGTGGTCTCCATCGCCGCGGGCATAACGCTCCGGTATCTGGAGGAGCGCCTGGGCACGCGGAAGCTCGTGCGGGTGATGCCCAACATGGGGGCCATGGTGGGCGAGAGCATGTCGGTCTTGTCCCTCTGCGAATGTTTCGCCGAGGGCGAGATAACGCCCGTGCGGGACATCTTCATGTCCTCCGGACGGGTGCTGGTGCTCCCGGAGAAGTACATGGACGCGGTGACGGCGCTCTCGGGGAGCGGGCCGGCCTTCCTGGCCCTCTTCGTGGAGGCCATGGCAAGGGCCGGGGAGCAGGCGGGCCTCCGGGAGAGCGACGCCCGGGAGCTTGCACTGCAGACGCTCAGGGGCACCGCGGCCCTCCTGGACAGCGGCCTTTCGCCGGAGCGTATGATAGAGATGGTGCGCTCCCCGGGGGGGACCACCGCAGCGGGGCTGGAGGTCTTCGAGAAAAGGGCCCTCCGGCTGACGGTGGCCGAGGCCCTCCAGGCGGCGGCCCGGAGGGCGGCGGAGCTGGCCCGGTAG
- a CDS encoding YggT family protein — translation MFALSNFVSAVATVLDIALRLYMWVVIIAAIITWVNPDPYNPVVRFLYGVTEPVLRPIRRHLPIAMGIDFSPLIVILVIIFLRSFLVSSLFELAARMR, via the coding sequence ATGTTCGCATTGAGTAACTTCGTTTCCGCGGTCGCAACGGTCCTGGATATCGCGCTCAGACTTTACATGTGGGTGGTCATCATCGCGGCCATCATCACCTGGGTGAACCCCGACCCGTACAACCCCGTAGTGCGCTTCCTCTACGGCGTGACCGAGCCGGTCCTCAGGCCCATCAGGCGCCATCTCCCCATCGCCATGGGCATAGATTTTTCGCCGCTTATCGTTATTCTGGTCATAATATTCCTGCGGAGCTTCCTTGTCTCGTCGCTTTTTGAGCTGGCGGCAAGGATGAGATAA
- a CDS encoding DivIVA domain-containing protein, whose product MRITPLDIQQKQFPIKMRGFDVEEVYAFLEVVREEMEELLRENAHLKENVYRMENQVKQYKDMEVALRETLITAQQMVEEYKLNARKESDLILREAELNAEAILKDAQDKMVRIHEDIVDLKGIRRHFREEMKRLLESHARMLQFDYEREGEAPAEREVAVEEEEE is encoded by the coding sequence ATGCGCATTACGCCTCTCGACATCCAGCAAAAACAGTTCCCCATCAAGATGAGGGGTTTCGACGTCGAGGAGGTGTACGCCTTCCTCGAGGTCGTCCGCGAGGAAATGGAGGAGCTTCTCCGGGAGAACGCCCATCTCAAGGAAAACGTCTACAGGATGGAAAACCAGGTCAAGCAGTACAAGGACATGGAGGTGGCGCTTCGCGAAACCCTCATCACCGCCCAGCAGATGGTGGAGGAGTACAAGCTCAATGCCCGGAAGGAGTCGGACCTCATCCTCCGGGAGGCGGAGCTCAACGCGGAGGCCATCCTGAAGGACGCCCAGGACAAGATGGTCAGAATTCACGAGGATATCGTGGACCTGAAGGGCATCCGGCGGCACTTCCGCGAGGAGATGAAGCGCCTCCTGGAGTCCCACGCGCGCATGCTGCAGTTCGACTACGAGCGCGAGGGCGAGGCCCCGGCGGAGCGCGAAGTAGCCGTGGAGGAGGAAGAGGAGTAG
- the hisS gene encoding histidine--tRNA ligase — protein MPYKAVKGMQDILPPDVYVWQAVEDAARRVFRAFGFHEMRPPVLESTDVFTRSIGESTDIVEKEMYTFQDKGGRSISLRPEGTASVVRAYVEHHLQSEPSPQKYYYMGPMFRYERPQKGRLRQFYQLGAEAFGVAEPGMDAEVISMVWTFLGEVGLGSLSLEVNSIGCRRCRPAYTAALREYFSEKLPLLCPDCQRRHERNPLRIFDCKVPACVELRKGAPRVSDFLCGDCRVHFAALRGYLEDLGIPYRVSPEMVRGLDYYTRTTFELTTERLGAQNAVAAGGRYDRLVKEFGGPDVPAMGFALGVERLVALIREERAVSPPRPELFVACLGQEASREALKMAQALRGQGVWVETGYEGASLKSQLRRADRFGAGLVFIIGEDELARGQVGWKDMARGTSGEVPMGEALRFFKGERDKARVK, from the coding sequence GTGCCGTACAAGGCGGTAAAGGGCATGCAGGACATCCTGCCGCCCGACGTCTACGTCTGGCAGGCCGTGGAGGATGCGGCCCGGCGGGTCTTCAGGGCCTTCGGGTTCCACGAGATGCGCCCCCCCGTCCTGGAGTCCACGGACGTCTTTACCCGGAGCATCGGGGAGAGCACGGACATCGTGGAGAAGGAGATGTACACCTTCCAGGACAAGGGCGGGCGAAGCATCTCGCTCAGGCCCGAGGGGACGGCTTCGGTGGTGCGCGCCTACGTGGAGCATCATCTGCAGAGCGAGCCCTCTCCCCAGAAGTACTACTACATGGGCCCCATGTTCCGGTACGAGCGGCCCCAGAAGGGGCGCCTCAGGCAGTTCTACCAGCTTGGGGCCGAGGCCTTCGGGGTGGCCGAGCCCGGGATGGACGCCGAGGTCATCTCCATGGTTTGGACGTTCCTCGGGGAGGTGGGCCTGGGCTCTCTGAGCCTGGAGGTGAACTCCATCGGCTGCCGCCGGTGCCGGCCCGCCTACACGGCCGCACTGAGGGAGTATTTCTCCGAGAAGCTCCCCCTGCTGTGTCCGGACTGCCAGCGGCGCCACGAGCGTAACCCCCTGAGAATATTCGACTGCAAGGTGCCCGCGTGCGTGGAGCTCCGGAAGGGCGCTCCACGGGTCTCGGACTTCCTTTGCGGGGACTGCCGCGTCCATTTCGCCGCGCTCAGGGGATACCTCGAGGACCTGGGCATCCCCTATCGCGTAAGCCCCGAGATGGTCCGGGGGCTCGACTACTACACCCGCACCACCTTCGAGCTGACGACCGAGCGCCTGGGCGCGCAGAACGCCGTGGCCGCCGGAGGGCGGTATGACCGGCTGGTGAAGGAGTTCGGGGGACCGGACGTCCCGGCCATGGGGTTTGCCCTGGGCGTGGAGAGGCTGGTGGCCCTCATAAGGGAGGAGCGCGCCGTCTCCCCTCCCCGGCCCGAGCTTTTCGTCGCCTGCCTGGGCCAGGAGGCCTCCCGGGAGGCCCTGAAGATGGCCCAGGCACTGAGGGGCCAGGGGGTCTGGGTGGAGACGGGCTACGAGGGGGCGTCCCTCAAGAGCCAGCTCCGGCGGGCCGACAGGTTCGGGGCCGGGCTCGTCTTCATCATCGGCGAAGACGAGCTTGCCAGGGGACAGGTGGGATGGAAGGACATGGCCCGGGGGACCTCCGGGGAGGTCCCCATGGGAGAGGCTCTCCGTTTTTTCAAGGGGGAAAGAGACAAGGCACGGGTGAAGTAG
- a CDS encoding response regulator, translated as MSKVAVFDDEPFILMMIEDKLTRAGIEVVASRRSVGALDLLKRERPDLIILDWMMPEVSGIEVCRRIKSDPELSGIPIFMLTARAQEEDIRAGMRCGVKRYLAKPFSPRALLEIVQDELSKQQG; from the coding sequence ATGAGCAAGGTTGCGGTGTTTGACGACGAGCCCTTCATCCTCATGATGATAGAGGACAAGCTCACCCGGGCGGGCATCGAGGTAGTCGCCTCCCGCCGGAGCGTGGGGGCCCTGGATTTACTCAAAAGGGAGCGGCCCGACCTCATCATCCTGGACTGGATGATGCCGGAGGTAAGCGGCATCGAGGTCTGCAGGCGTATCAAGTCGGACCCGGAGCTTTCGGGCATCCCCATCTTCATGCTGACGGCCCGGGCACAGGAGGAGGACATCAGGGCGGGCATGCGCTGCGGGGTGAAGAGATACCTCGCCAAACCCTTCAGCCCGAGGGCCCTCCTGGAGATTGTCCAGGACGAGCTGAGCAAGCAGCAAGGGTAG
- a CDS encoding YchF/TatD family DNA exonuclease — MKERTEEKGVPADIPPLVDTHCHLEMARFDKDRDAVIERAREAGLAAMITVGSDPESNRKALALALAHEGVYAAVGIHPHDAQLFTPALREELRAWLGREKVVAVGETGLDYHYEHSPREVQREVFRAHLALAREAGLPAVIHSREATQDTVGILREAGVTKGVLHCFSGDRELLRTAAALGLYVSVAGPVTFPRAHELREAVKTIPDEYLLLETDAPYLAPVPRRGKRNEPAYVLHTAREVAALREVSLEDVARMTTLNAGKLFGVAAVPTEGAIVYKIRRSLYLNITNRCTNRCSFCVRFHSDFVKGHNLRLRREPALEELQAAIGDPAGYAEVVFCGYGEPLMRLDLVRELARWVKGRGGRVRINTNGHGNLIHGRNILPELRGLVDEVSVSLDAPDENTYRELCHPVFGGAFAGVLDFIREAKKHIPVVRATVVEAPGVDVRKCKELAAELGIPLKVRSLHEVG, encoded by the coding sequence ATGAAGGAACGAACGGAAGAAAAGGGCGTCCCGGCTGACATCCCGCCCCTTGTGGACACCCACTGCCACCTGGAGATGGCACGGTTCGACAAGGACAGGGACGCGGTCATCGAGCGGGCCCGGGAGGCCGGCCTGGCCGCCATGATTACCGTGGGCTCCGACCCCGAAAGCAACCGGAAGGCCCTGGCCCTGGCCCTGGCCCACGAGGGAGTTTACGCCGCGGTGGGCATCCATCCCCACGACGCGCAACTGTTCACTCCCGCCCTCCGTGAAGAGCTCAGGGCGTGGCTCGGCCGGGAAAAGGTCGTCGCCGTGGGGGAGACCGGCCTGGACTACCACTACGAGCACTCCCCCCGGGAGGTCCAGCGGGAGGTCTTCAGGGCGCACCTCGCCCTGGCCCGGGAGGCGGGGCTTCCCGCGGTCATCCATTCACGGGAGGCCACGCAGGACACCGTCGGCATCCTCAGGGAGGCGGGCGTCACAAAGGGGGTGCTTCACTGCTTCTCCGGAGACCGCGAGCTGCTCAGGACAGCCGCGGCCCTGGGGCTTTACGTCTCGGTGGCCGGGCCGGTCACCTTTCCCAGGGCCCATGAGCTCAGGGAAGCGGTCAAGACGATCCCCGACGAGTACCTTCTCCTTGAGACCGACGCCCCCTACCTGGCCCCCGTCCCCAGGCGGGGGAAACGCAACGAGCCCGCCTATGTTCTTCACACCGCGCGGGAGGTGGCCGCGCTGAGGGAGGTGAGCCTGGAGGACGTGGCCCGGATGACCACGCTCAATGCCGGGAAGCTCTTCGGGGTGGCGGCGGTGCCCACGGAGGGGGCCATCGTCTACAAGATACGGCGGAGCCTCTACCTGAACATCACCAACCGCTGCACCAACCGCTGCTCCTTCTGCGTGCGGTTCCACTCGGACTTCGTCAAGGGCCATAACCTCCGGCTTCGCCGGGAACCGGCCCTGGAAGAGCTTCAGGCCGCCATAGGCGACCCCGCCGGGTACGCCGAGGTCGTCTTCTGCGGCTACGGGGAGCCCCTCATGAGGCTCGACCTGGTCAGGGAGCTGGCCCGGTGGGTGAAAGGGCGGGGCGGGCGCGTCCGCATCAACACCAACGGCCACGGAAACCTCATCCACGGGCGCAACATCCTTCCGGAGCTGAGGGGCCTCGTCGACGAGGTCTCGGTGAGCCTGGACGCCCCGGACGAAAACACCTACCGGGAGCTCTGCCACCCCGTCTTCGGCGGAGCCTTCGCCGGGGTGCTCGATTTCATCCGGGAGGCCAAAAAGCACATCCCCGTGGTGCGCGCCACCGTGGTGGAGGCCCCCGGCGTGGATGTGCGCAAGTGCAAGGAGCTCGCCGCGGAGCTGGGCATACCCCTCAAGGTGCGCAGCCTCCACGAGGTGGGGTGA
- a CDS encoding 2,3-bisphosphoglycerate-independent phosphoglycerate mutase, giving the protein MQDLIRPLVVRNSSKILMLVMDGLGGLPAPEGPDKGKTELEAAETPHMDALAREGACGLHVPVKPAITPGSGPGHLGLFGYDPQVYQIGRGILEALGLDMEIKDTDIAIRGNYATMRDGLIEDRRAGRIPTEEGKKLTARLQQRVREVDGVEVTFVQGMEHRLAIRLRFPGKMPPGSQSIEDTDPQETGKEPLPIEAETPEAERVAGVARKVLEEAAQVLKEEEKANYLLLRGFSQLPDMPSFEEAYGLRALAIAAYPMYRGVAKLVGMRAPDLTGDLREEFDVLRGNYGKYDFFFFHVKKVDSYGEDGNFEAKKRKIEEVDRFLPKLLELGFDVATITGDHSTPSALRSHSWHPVPVLIKAPYVLGALSQGFSERECLRGELGIFRSVGLMPLLLANAGRLKKFGA; this is encoded by the coding sequence ATGCAGGATCTTATCCGGCCCCTTGTCGTCAGGAATTCCTCCAAGATACTCATGCTCGTCATGGACGGCCTGGGCGGGTTGCCGGCCCCGGAGGGGCCGGACAAGGGCAAGACCGAGCTGGAGGCGGCCGAGACCCCCCACATGGACGCCCTGGCCCGGGAGGGGGCCTGCGGCCTGCACGTGCCGGTCAAGCCTGCCATCACCCCGGGGAGCGGACCGGGCCACCTGGGGCTCTTCGGGTACGACCCCCAGGTTTACCAGATAGGCAGGGGCATCCTGGAGGCCCTGGGGCTCGACATGGAGATAAAGGACACCGACATCGCCATCCGGGGCAACTACGCCACCATGCGCGACGGGCTCATAGAGGACCGGCGCGCCGGCCGGATACCCACCGAGGAGGGCAAGAAGCTCACCGCCCGTCTTCAGCAGAGGGTGCGGGAGGTCGACGGGGTGGAGGTCACCTTCGTCCAGGGTATGGAGCACAGATTGGCCATAAGGCTCAGGTTCCCCGGGAAGATGCCTCCGGGCTCACAGAGCATAGAGGACACCGACCCCCAGGAGACCGGCAAGGAACCCCTGCCCATCGAGGCCGAGACACCAGAGGCCGAGAGGGTCGCCGGGGTGGCCCGGAAGGTTCTTGAAGAGGCCGCCCAGGTCCTCAAGGAGGAGGAAAAGGCCAACTACCTGCTCCTCCGCGGGTTCTCCCAGCTTCCGGACATGCCCTCTTTCGAGGAGGCGTACGGCCTGAGGGCCCTGGCCATAGCGGCCTATCCCATGTACCGGGGAGTGGCCAAGCTCGTGGGGATGCGCGCCCCGGACCTCACCGGCGACCTGAGGGAGGAGTTCGACGTCCTCAGGGGGAACTACGGCAAGTATGATTTCTTCTTCTTCCACGTCAAGAAGGTGGACTCCTACGGCGAGGACGGCAATTTCGAGGCCAAGAAGCGCAAGATAGAGGAAGTGGACCGCTTTCTGCCCAAGCTCCTGGAGCTGGGGTTCGACGTGGCGACCATCACGGGGGACCACTCCACCCCTTCGGCGCTCCGCTCCCACAGTTGGCACCCCGTGCCCGTCCTCATCAAGGCCCCCTACGTGCTCGGAGCGCTCTCGCAGGGCTTCTCGGAGCGGGAGTGCCTCCGGGGCGAGCTGGGCATTTTCCGGTCCGTCGGGCTCATGCCCCTTCTGTTGGCAAACGCCGGGAGGCTCAAGAAGTTCGGTGCCTGA
- the feoB gene encoding ferrous iron transport protein B has protein sequence MGCHGSQATEVRDAQGVGRVVLVGNPNVGKSVLFGLLTGKYTTVSNYPGTTVEVSQGSATIEGGKFLLVDTPGVNSLLPMSEDEQVTRDILLRERPAKVVQVGDSKNLRRTLYLTLQLAEMGLPVVLDLNMEDEARDRGITIDVKKLRSLLGTEVVSTVASERRGLRGLRAAITSAETAAPVLPVRYHPLIEEYIERVAALLPRGGVSRRSLAAMIVSGDESLAPWLTGELEPARVQEVEALADECRRRFAGSVGLSVNEARMKLAGELAGQVISKAPGAKGSVAAFIGRMSMHPVWGIPLLLAVLYALYLFVGVLGAGTLVDFMENIVFGRHLNPMFAKVVDTLVPLQFFRDMLVGRYGIITMALTYAIAIILPITTTFFIAFSILEDSGYLPRLAVMSNRIFNVMGLSGKAVLPMVLGLGCGTMAVMTTRILETRRERVIATFLLALAVPCSAQLGVIMGIMGSLSGRALSIWILTVLGILLLSGFLASKLVRGSEPEFFLELPPIRMPTLANVMVKTGNRAIWYLKEAVPLFIYGTLALFLLDKLHMLGAIERFLSPVVTGVLGLPQSATEAFLIGFFRRDYGAAGLYALSSKGMLTPVQTLVSLVTLTLFVPCLAHLLMMIKERGMRLSLAIFFAIIPIAVAVGGVLNWVLRTFDINLL, from the coding sequence ATGGGATGTCATGGTTCGCAGGCGACGGAGGTGCGCGATGCCCAGGGCGTGGGCCGGGTGGTCCTGGTGGGTAACCCCAACGTGGGCAAGAGCGTGCTTTTCGGGCTTCTGACGGGCAAGTATACCACGGTCTCCAACTACCCCGGCACCACGGTCGAGGTATCCCAGGGCAGCGCGACCATAGAGGGCGGGAAGTTTCTGCTGGTGGACACGCCGGGGGTCAACAGCCTCCTGCCCATGAGCGAGGACGAGCAGGTCACCCGGGACATCCTTTTGAGGGAGAGGCCTGCCAAGGTGGTGCAGGTGGGCGACTCCAAGAACCTCAGGCGCACGCTCTATCTCACCCTGCAGCTTGCCGAGATGGGACTTCCCGTCGTCCTCGACCTCAATATGGAGGACGAGGCCAGGGACAGGGGCATAACCATAGACGTAAAAAAGCTCCGCTCGCTTTTGGGCACGGAGGTGGTAAGCACCGTGGCCTCCGAGCGCCGGGGCCTCCGGGGCCTCCGGGCGGCCATCACCTCCGCGGAGACCGCGGCCCCGGTCCTGCCGGTACGGTATCATCCCTTAATCGAAGAGTACATCGAAAGGGTGGCCGCCCTTCTGCCCCGGGGAGGGGTATCGCGCCGGAGCTTGGCCGCCATGATAGTCTCCGGGGACGAGTCGCTGGCCCCATGGCTCACCGGAGAGCTGGAGCCCGCCCGCGTGCAGGAGGTGGAGGCCCTGGCCGACGAGTGCCGCCGCAGGTTCGCCGGCTCGGTGGGGCTGTCCGTCAACGAGGCCCGCATGAAGCTCGCCGGCGAGCTGGCCGGGCAGGTCATCAGCAAGGCCCCGGGCGCCAAGGGCTCGGTGGCCGCCTTCATCGGGAGGATGAGCATGCATCCCGTCTGGGGGATACCCCTCCTCCTTGCGGTTCTCTACGCCCTGTATCTCTTCGTCGGGGTGCTGGGCGCCGGTACGCTGGTGGACTTCATGGAGAATATCGTTTTCGGCCGGCACCTTAACCCCATGTTCGCCAAGGTCGTCGATACGCTCGTTCCCCTGCAATTCTTCCGGGACATGCTGGTCGGGCGCTACGGGATAATCACCATGGCCCTTACCTATGCCATCGCCATAATCCTGCCCATCACGACCACTTTTTTCATCGCCTTCTCCATTCTGGAGGACTCGGGCTACCTGCCCCGGCTGGCCGTCATGAGCAACAGGATATTCAACGTCATGGGCCTCTCGGGCAAGGCGGTCCTCCCCATGGTCCTGGGGCTGGGGTGCGGGACCATGGCGGTCATGACCACCCGCATCCTGGAGACCAGGCGCGAGAGGGTCATCGCCACCTTCCTCCTGGCCCTGGCCGTACCGTGCTCGGCCCAGTTGGGCGTTATCATGGGCATCATGGGCAGCCTCTCGGGCAGGGCCCTGTCCATCTGGATACTCACGGTGCTGGGCATACTGCTGCTGAGCGGTTTTCTCGCTTCCAAGCTGGTGCGGGGCAGCGAGCCGGAGTTCTTTCTCGAACTGCCCCCCATACGGATGCCCACGCTGGCCAACGTCATGGTCAAGACCGGCAACCGGGCCATCTGGTATCTGAAGGAGGCCGTTCCCCTTTTCATCTACGGCACCCTGGCCCTTTTCCTTCTGGACAAGCTCCACATGCTGGGGGCCATAGAGCGTTTCCTTTCCCCCGTGGTCACCGGCGTGCTGGGGCTTCCGCAGAGCGCCACCGAGGCGTTTCTCATCGGGTTTTTCAGGCGGGACTACGGTGCGGCAGGCCTGTACGCCCTGTCCTCGAAGGGCATGCTCACCCCGGTGCAGACGCTGGTGAGCCTGGTGACGCTTACCCTGTTCGTGCCGTGCCTTGCCCATCTTCTGATGATGATAAAGGAACGGGGAATGAGGCTCTCGCTGGCCATATTCTTCGCCATCATCCCCATTGCGGTGGCCGTGGGCGGGGTGCTCAACTGGGTTCTGAGGACCTTTGACATCAACCTTCTTTAA